A region from the Vicia villosa cultivar HV-30 ecotype Madison, WI linkage group LG3, Vvil1.0, whole genome shotgun sequence genome encodes:
- the LOC131593252 gene encoding protein TRIGALACTOSYLDIACYLGLYCEROL 1, chloroplastic, whose protein sequence is MQTAFYSHPVFCFSCRNLSTNAKSSSVKIRAPYPSQLDSKCEFNRWPRTYNSPFNIKPNRLFVLPNTSDGQPTASTMDDETNTNHAPNVISPIFLGNWSPPRYLWRGLSVLILAGQVVMKILKGKVHWRNTLQQLERVGPKSVGVCLLTSAFVGMAFTIQFVREFTRLGLNRSIGGVLALAFSRELSPVVTAIVVAGRIGSAFAAELGTMQVSEQIDTLRVLGSDPVDYLVTPRVIASCIALPLLTLLCFILGLASSALLADGVYGISINIILDSAQRSLRAWDIISAMIKSGAFGAIISIVSCAWGVTTMGGAKGVGESTTSAVVISLVGIFIADFALSCCFFQGAGDQLKNCM, encoded by the exons ATGCAAACAGCATTTTATAGCCATCCTGTATTCTGCTTCTCTTGCAG AAATTTAAGTACAAATGCAAAGAGTAGTTCGGTGAAAATTCGTGCACCTTATCCCTCTCAACTGGATTCAAAATGTGAATTCAATAGGTGGCCTCGTACTTATAACTCTCCCTTCAACATTAAACCCAACAGATTGTTTGTGCTTCCTAACACAAGTGATGGCCAACCGACTGCGTCTACAATGGATGATGAAACAAACACAAATCATGCTCCTAATGTTATATCACCAATATTTCTCGGCAATTGGTCACCGCCAAGGTACCTATGGAGAGGACTATCAGTTTTAATCCTAGCAGGACAAGTAGTTATGAAGATTCTAAAGGGAAAGGTTCATTGGAGGAACACTCTTCAACAACTGGAGAGAGTTGGTCCAAAGTCGGTAGGAGTATGTCTTTTAACCTCAGCTTTTGTTGGCATGGCATTCACAATACAATTCGTGAGAGAGTTCACTAGGCTAGGATTGAATAGATCAATAGGTGGTGTCTTAGCTCTTGCTTTCTCTAGGGAGCTAAGTCCAGTTGTTACAGCAATAGTTGTAGCCGGACGCATCGGAAGTGCTTTCGCAGCAGAATTAGGAACTATGCAGGTTTCCGAACAAATCGACACATTGAGAGTTCTCGGTTCAGACCCTGTTGATTACCTAGTGACACCAAGAGTGATTGCTTCTTGTATCGCCTTACCTCTATTGACCTTATTGTGTTTCATATTAGGGTTAGCATCTAGCGCTCTTCTTGCGGATGGTGTTTACGGTATTAGCATCAACATTATATTGGATTCGGCGCAGCGTTCTCTTCGAGCATGGGACATTATTAGTGCGATGATAAAGTCGGGGGCTTTTGGTGCTATCATATCTATAGTGAGCTGTGCTTGGGGAGTTACAACAATGGGAGGTGCTAAAGGTGTTGGAGAATCAACAACTTCAGCTGTTGTTATTTCTCTTGTTGGAATTTTCATTGCTGATTTTGCTCTTTCTTGTTGTTTCTTCCAAGGAGCTGGTGATCAATTAAAGAATTGCATGTAA
- the LOC131593254 gene encoding disease resistance protein RPS2-like, which yields MNIITSIASKVTIPVIQEFTYIFMYNQYLIDLETQIQRLQREEKEMRHSVEAAKRNGEEIEDTVRDWFLRGQAAIEEAKEFLHGEDKERVGCLDVYSRYTKSQRAKTLVDLICEIKNETFDRISYRCALKCNFSSSARGYVDLESRTGMMNEIMNVLKEDSSVHMVGLYGMAGVGKTALVKELAWRAEKDGVFDVVVMANVTNSPDLGMIRAEIADGLGLRFDELTEVGRASRLRQRIRQEMKILVILDDIWGKLSLTEVGVPFGDDHKGCKVLVTSRDLNVLTANLGAKKVYRLEVLSEDESWSLFEKRGGDVVKDLSIRPVAMKVAKHSAGLPLLIINLVETLKNNDLYAWNDALEQLTNFDLDGCFYSKVHSAIELSYDYLESQELKTFFLLLGSMGNAYNIRDMLVFGWCLGLHKHADTLADGRNGLYKLIDNLRDACFLLEGERDSVAALEVVRNVAASIGSKVKPFFTVERNAELKEWPRHDVLKNCHHIFLDWCLINELPERLECPNLKILKIHSQGNYLKVHDNFFDQMKELKVLSLGGVNCTPSLPSSFALLTNLQALTLCKCILEDITIVGEITGLEILNLEKSELKVIPPEIGHLINLRLLDLTDCSKLEIVPHNMISSLTSLEELYMGMSNTQWEVKVKEIEKQNNNSVLGELRNLHHLSTLNMQINDTSIFPRDLFSFGRLENYKILIGDGWKFSEDEHENYKNSRVLKLNSSMDSSILMDYGIKLLMSHAEDLYLAELKGVKEVLYELNDEGFSQLKHLNIQNCDEMEEVIGSTIWSNHDHAFPNLESLIIHNMMKLERICSDPFPTQVFSKLQVIEVKNCDMMEFVFLHSTVKHLSELVEIEISECRFMSYIIAKQRQVSAGQTDKFTLPKMRSLTLESLPSLVSLSPESCTNDTKNSNDFYSQLLSDEVEFPCLETLKLHSINVQRIWDDQLLSHSCFENLTNLTVDGCERLKYLFSYSVAEKLVKLEHLLISSCKLVEKIFVRDEITSNIFHRKSPVEMVPLFPNLETLVISQMDNLKSIWPGILVQNSFYKLKKLEITSCNRLLNVFPSHVLNKLQSMESLNLGYCLALEVVYEIDTIREQELEIEIPLKKLSLEDLPNLKYLWNKDPRGKIKFQNLFMVKATKCESLKHVFPFSVAKDLLQLHVLEVSDCGVEKIIAKDQGEIEEYVGLVFSRLLSLKFLNLQELRCFCSGNHNFRFPLLNQLYVVECPKMETFSHGILRASILRKICLNENGDQCYWEGDINTSIRKLFSKDFQGRSLVS from the exons ATGAATATAATTACTAGCATAGCTTCAAAAGTGACTATACCAGTCATTCAAGAATTCACTTATATATTCATGTACAATCAATACTTAATCGATCTCGAGACGCAGATTCAGAGGCTGCAGAGGGAGGAGAAAGAAATGCGGCACAGTGTCGAAGCTGCCAAGCGGAACGGCGAGGAGATCGAAGACACGGTGCGCGACTGGTTTCTTAGAGGTCAGGCTGCTATAGAAGAGGCAAAAGAGTTTCTTCATGGAGAAGATAAAGAGAGAGTTGGATGCTTAGATGTGTACTCTAGGTATACGAAGAGTCAGAGAGCGAAAACTTTGGTGGATCTGATTTGTGAGATTAAGAACGAGACGTTTGATCGGATTTCGTATCGGTGTGCTTTGAAATGCAATTTTAGTTCTAGTGCTAGAGGTTATGTGGATTTGGAATCGAGAACGGGAATGATGAATGAGATTATGAATGTGTTGAAAGAGGATTCTAGTGTTCATATGGTTGGTTTGTATGGAATGGCTGGTGTAGGTAAAACTGCATTGGTGAAGGAGTTAGCATGGAGAGCTGAGAAAGATGGAGTATTTGATGTGGTAGTGATGGCTAATGTGACGAATTCTCCGGACTTGGGAATGATTCGAGCCGAAATAGCGGATGGATTGGGGCTTAGGTTTGATGAGCTGACTGAGGTGGGAAGGGCGAGTCGGTTACGTCAGAGGATTAGGCAAGAGATGAAGATTCTTGTGATATTAGACGATATTTGGGGAAAGCTTAGTTTAACGGAGGTTGGTGTTCCGTTCGGCGACGATCATAAAGGTTGCAAAGTATTGGTGACGTCGAGAGATCTTAATGTGTTGACTGCTAACTTAGGTGCAAAGAAGGTTTATAGACTTGAAGTTTTGTCTGAGGAtgagagttggagtttgtttgaaAAGAGGGGAGGGGATGTTGTTAAAGATCTTAGTATTCGACCAGTAGCAATGAAAGTAGCGAAACATTCTGCTGGTTTGCCGCTTTTGATTATTAATTTGGTGGAGACATTGAAGAACAATGATTTATATGCTTGGAATGATGCACTTGAGCAGTTAACAAATTTCGACTTGGATGGATGTTTTTATTCGAAAGTGCATTCAGCTATCGAACTAAGTTACGATTATTTAGAGAGTCAAGAACTTAAAACTTTCTTCCTTCTGTTAGGTTCAATGGGAAATGCTTACAACATAAGAGACATGCTTGTGTTTGGTTGGTGTTTAGGTTTGCATAAACACGCCGATACGTTGGCAGATGGAAGAAACGGACTTTACAAATTAATAGACAACTTGAGAGATGCTTGTTTTTTGCTTGAAGGTGAAAGAGATTCGGTTGCTGCGCTTGAAGTTGTTCGCAATGTGGCTGCATCCATTGGGTCAAAGGTCAAGCCGTTCTTTACCGTGGAGAGGAACGCCGAATTAAAAGAATGGCCGAGACACGATGTTTTGAAAAACTGTCATCATATTTTCTTGGATTGGTGTTTGATCAATGAACTTCCCGAAAGGTTAGAATGTCCTAACTTGAAGATACTTAAAATTCACTCTCAAGGTAACTATTTGAAAGTTCATGATAATTTCTTCGATCAAATGAAAGAACTCAAGGTACTAAGTTTAGGAGGTGTGAATTGTACTCCATCACTTCCTTCGTCTTTCGCTCTTTTGACAAACCTCCAAGCACTCACTCTATGTAAATGCATTTTGGAAGACATTACTATTGTTGGAGAAATCACAGGTTTAGAGATTCTTAATCTCGAAAAATCCGAGCTTAAAGTGATCCCTCCTGAAATAGGCCATTTGATTAATCTTCGGTTACTAGATTTGACCGATTGCTCGAAACTAGAAATAGTACCTCACAATATGATATCTAGCCTCACAAGCTTAGAAGAGCTTTATATGGGAATGTCTAACACTCAATGGGAGGTTAAAGTTAAAGaaattgaaaaacaaaacaataattCAGTTCTAGGCGAGTTGAGAAATTTGCATCATCTCTCAACTTTGAATATGCAGATAAACGATACGTCAATTTTTCCTAGGGACCTGTTTTCCTTCGGAAGACTTGAAAATTACAAGATTTTGATTGGAGATGGATGGAAATTTTCTGAGGATGAACATGAGAACTACAAAAATTCAAGAGTTCTTAAACTAAATTCGAGCATGGATTCAAGCATTCTTATGGATTACGGAATAAAATTGTTGATGTCTCACGCCGAAGATTTGTATCTAGCTGAACTGAAGG GTGTCAAAGAAGTACTATATGAATTAAACGATGAAGGATTTTCGCAATTGAAGCATCTGAATATTCAAAATTGTGACGAAATGGAAGAAGTTATTGGATCAACCATATGGTCTAATCATGATCATGCTTTTCCAAACTTGGAATCTTTGATTATTcataatatgatgaaattggagaGAATATGCAGTGATCCATTTCCAACACAGGTTTTTTCAAAACTACAAGTTATTGAAGTGAAAAACTGTGATATGATGGAGTTTGTTTTCTTGCATTCAACGGTTAAACACCTTTCAGAACTTGTAGAAATTGAGATATCTGAATGTAGATTTATGAGCTATATCATAGCTAAGCAAAGACAAGTGAGTGCTGGACAAACCGACAAGTTCACGCTCCCGAAAATGCGTTCTCTTACGCTTGAATCTTTACCTTCTCTTGTTAGTCTCTCTCCCGAGTCATGCACTAATGATACCAAAAACAGCAATGATTTCTATAGTCAACTTTTGAGTGATGAG GTTGAATTTCCATGTTTGGAGACCTTGAAGCTTCATTCAATCAATGTCCAGAGGATATGGGATGATCAGCTTCTGTCGCATTCTTGCTTTGAAAATTTGACCAATTTGACCGTAGATGGTTGTGAAAGGTTGAAATATCTTTTTTCATACTCAGTGGCTGAAAAACTCGTCAAACTTGAACATCTTTTAATCAGTTCATGCAAATTGGTAGAGAAGATATTTGTCCGCGATGAAATTACAAGTAATATTTTTCACAGAAAATCTCCCGTTGAAATG GTTCCACTCTTCCCCAACTTGGAGACATTAGTGATTTCACAGATGGACAACTTGAAGTCAATATGGCCGGGCATACTCGTTCAAAATTCCTTTTACAAGTTGAAAAAATTGGAAATCACATCATGTAACCGGCTTTTGAATGTGTTCCCAAGTCATGTGCTAAACAAATTACAAAGCATGGAATCATTGAATTTAGGATACTGTCTTGCACTAGAAGTTGTATATGAAATAGATACTATAAGAGAACAAGAGCTTGAAATTGAGATTCCACTGAAAAAATTATCTCTAGAAGATTTACCAAATCTCAAGTATTTATGGAATAAGGATCCTCGAggaaaaatcaagtttcaaaacCTGTTTATGGTAAAAGCTACAAAATGCGAAAGCCTAAAACATGTTTTTCCATTTTCTGTGGCCAAAGATCTTTTGCAACTACATGTGCTAGAGG
- the LOC131593253 gene encoding uncharacterized protein LOC131593253 — MYGRKACQLVKEFASGEKGQLTPFNNDLFDQVISECSQHHLELQSLIRKMQEEGLDVQTARNADHHGALIHLFAIVRNKRCLTAYVYNRAETIRNLLWKIGPVIPKEIEEKLNHWEKEYFKKHSSALKTYMSKALVDLTVDMVPPKDPYIQVRVLEDIREGIVLSDNKNPNFARHSMHFLKRTDAEKYISRGLMEELTG; from the exons ATGTATGGGAGAAAAGCTTGCCAACTCGTGAAAGAATTTGCAAGTGGAGAAAAGGGCCAGCTCACACCATTTAAT AATGACTTGTTTGACCAAGTAATTTCAGAATGCAGCCAACATCATCTTGAGCTTCAGTCCTTGATAAG GAAGATGCAGGAAGAAGGTTTGGATGTCCAAACAGCTAGAAATGCTGACCACCATGGAGCCCTCATTCATCTATTTGCTATTGTCCGAAATAAACGTTGTCTAACAGCCTATGT GTATAACCGAGCAGAAACAATACGGAACCTGTTATGGAAGATAGGGCCTGTGATTCCTAAAGAAATTGAAGAGAAGCTTAATCATTGGGAGAAAGAGTATTTCAAGAAGCATTCTTCAGCATTGAAAACTTATATGTCAAAAGCACTGGTTGATTTGACTGTG GATATGGTACCACCAAAAGATCCATATATTCAAGTAAGGGTACTTGAAGACATAAGAGAAGGCATTGTACTTAGTGATAATAAGAATCCCAATTTTGCCCGACATTCCATGCACTTTCTGAAGCGAACTGATGCAGAGAAATATATCTCACGG GGCTTAATGGAAGAGCTCACTGGTTGA